The Caulifigura coniformis genome includes a region encoding these proteins:
- a CDS encoding dual specificity protein phosphatase family protein has translation MRPIIEGLVWVGNARDARSLPQLHHAGIRVVVDLAIDEPAAQLSRDLAYCRFPLMDGAEQSDSMLFLAVATVQECLKGGVPTLVACSGGMSRSPAVVAVAIARWIRD, from the coding sequence ATGCGGCCAATCATCGAGGGGCTGGTCTGGGTTGGTAATGCCCGTGATGCTCGCAGTCTTCCGCAGTTGCACCATGCGGGAATTCGCGTCGTCGTCGATCTCGCCATTGATGAGCCGGCGGCTCAGCTTTCGCGGGACCTGGCGTATTGCCGGTTCCCGCTGATGGATGGCGCGGAGCAGTCCGACTCGATGCTGTTTCTGGCGGTTGCCACTGTTCAGGAATGCTTGAAGGGCGGCGTCCCCACGCTGGTGGCCTGCAGCGGAGGGATGAGCCGGTCGCCGGCCGTCGTAGCAGTTGCGATTGCCCGTTGGATAAGGGATTGA
- a CDS encoding DNA polymerase ligase N-terminal domain-containing protein, which yields MPAFVVLEHDHPVLHWDLMLDAGESLRTWRLSEPPLAGRTTTCESLPDHRRAYLDYEGPVSGGRGTVSRVMRGDFAIEDDTPDHLTARLRFDDGELSMTLRPATGVGTATFRAV from the coding sequence ATGCCCGCGTTTGTCGTCCTCGAGCATGACCACCCGGTGCTGCACTGGGATCTGATGCTCGATGCGGGAGAGTCGCTCCGAACGTGGAGGCTGTCCGAGCCCCCCCTTGCCGGCAGGACGACAACGTGCGAATCGCTGCCAGACCACCGCCGGGCCTACCTCGACTATGAAGGGCCGGTGAGCGGAGGACGAGGGACGGTGAGCCGGGTGATGCGCGGCGATTTTGCCATCGAGGATGACACCCCCGATCACCTGACCGCGCGACTCAGATTCGACGACGGCGAACTGTCGATGACGCTCAGGCCGGCAACCGGAGTCGGGACCGCAACGTTCCGCGCTGTCTGA